A single window of Periophthalmus magnuspinnatus isolate fPerMag1 chromosome 9, fPerMag1.2.pri, whole genome shotgun sequence DNA harbors:
- the rnf10 gene encoding RING finger protein 10 gives MLESSAALSSELGLSFAHRTETNMEKNPNNNTSSKVPPRSSSTGPTAGDSKPKAESKNNGGSKRYNRKREPSFPKADSFHSGPRRPNTQKGKSFDKRPSQRGGGRQYGVTGGGRREEVAETRRAEFSPAQFAGPKKISLNHLLNFTFEPRGGGGGGGDVGPSCWGRRNKWGHKHKPFNKELFLQANCQFVVADDQDYKAQFTDPDTLVNWDCVQQVRIYSHEVPSCPICLYPPVAAHITRCGHIFCWPCMLHYLSLSDKSWSKCPICYEAVHTGDLKSVVAMETRQYMVGDVITMRLMRREKGALVALPSSRWVKVEEPVRYGDSCLSAYSKLLLISPEQALEMVGEEKAALHSQLSQEDDSQGCFIQSALLLLKEREEGLLQQQKSNAGDTFDLSSLTVEEPPSPIEEVIKSSNSTKPVLQYASAFDDEVLELPEDDSEQPQLPEGVLESVLEDVPEEILEAATETALELTEDFTEDPPVWQPDTSHTATNVVHGPYYYFYQADDCQQMFLHPVNVRCLLREYGSLEASPDTITAKVVEIVGHSVTEDIRRRHRYLAHLPLTCEFSICELALQPPIISKETLDTFADDLEKRKRLRQKKARDEKRREKRIEIEENKKQGKYPEVHIGLENPHHFPAFGSPPCNSSLPVQPDFTFAPPSPLSSSPPADGMVFPNLNGQSPSTPVVGSVEEDNHCMSFAQMLKDGKARVDSGHRMPSKKDALLAPPAADSDGESDNSDRVPVPSFQNSFSQAFEKALLELDSVPVSSPQPLVGQDDKGGKKKKKKQKLLFSTSMVLAGIHMAAEVEVQSGEVGRSGGRLHLSPLMDSNNKNCLDLSTMNQSQFISPEPSKPVPGPKPRLTPKPFAVDRNPTIKPILAPKPQPKPRPESTSTPGYKPDLPSTPKPQTPSTTNQPKPTMTNSTRPTSTTFKTSKLNTGQTTKPVAQPFKAAPPIAGDPSKPISPSPKPLDLTYSRSLKRPPSAEWSGLTKREEGDLESPNKVGTSITRAKSMGYLLQIGQEENDKTKSETSVLLRPQPRGIRQRPVSAIFPMSPTKTDSPNSAFPRTERRPLSADLTSKFESMGLSLHHTTPKENENTPDENLQKREQEKTVKTTLQNTNATTIKTDQCNDNVQAKDAEETRGASIKSRISLLLDSSSQVSSATGQTLDTEAEPAVGVKQLIKQLTVDQITPNQSPVLKPALKPRPLPLDLTKRFSPDPAFSPNDTTDRHDTSKALQRRGEDSARTPSDEKTFVDLKDFPDQMKTPMSERPDLMLSPKESEALTVRASVFENVIEKHNVLMVDENKNDKPILDKTNEEGKLVTATYKEPISPSGPVCIVHAFDTVPAAEGSTVISENIPSAQWEDKAMTLRLRRSEGTKTTPDKTSPEPISTAPRYLRVGALPKWTLDDDIDMETGMPKDKPRDFEVEDPSAAAAKRLKTQQTEEQAKPRATYFALTGQMQETLTTTSVAADNVSFSDPFAQLSSQGNVLPFKRNPSLDETFNKISESDADNIPSKSNIEAQSEKQKQLQVEREAELEYGRLKEREMQREYEKQRQKAFEKEKQEFEEKQRVLEIQKQIELERQQHLKFEKQRQLELKRQRQLEMERQKQLEVERQRQNELERQKQVEVERQKQAELERLRQIELEKQWQIELEKQRQLELKKQKQELERQKQLELENQRQIEMQRQRQLEAEKQRQMELERQRQQELERQRQQELERQRQQELERQRQQELERQRQQELERQRQQELERQRQQELERQRQQELERQRQQELERQRQQELERQRQQELERQRQQELERQRQQELERQRQQELERQRQQELERQRQQELQRQRQQELERQRQQELERQRQMELELERQRNIELEKQRQTELEKQKQIEAEQHKQKEIERHKQIELEKQRLIELERQKLQEMEREKQLELEKEQQWQLEKERRELEKQRHREEERRQKELDRERKLLEKQKERQRMQAEAEEQERRRELELQKQRERQQVLELEKQRLREKMEKEQAEKLRQMALEQEMLRLREVEKERERQKELEREMEREKQREQELQRQRELEKQRQKQLDIERQELEKQRIRQQEQEKERQRREELERRQLQEFEKQKQVDRQQILELEKRRLKEKMEREEAERMRQIAKQQEAERQRLKEKLKKEEQERIRLESAALRPKVVDLDSVLRNEQSKGSPRGDPSTRWKEPSLKSEQNLRPGILDIDSFNTLSQPSPTRDLFPVAGIQEVNPRVPIPPQNTAGLQSPVWTTSPQDPWELRSVEMSVDKPEQPKKSLGKTSLEQLLLRQEERCQAPQRRWSGFVVDDPFQMGPFSGLETKPAANTSAVSITSPSEQVWLHKETPQGQSRAEGQSRAEGQSRAEGQSRAEGQSRAEGQSRAEGQSRTEGPSQRRTQGSTELNRIRSRSMLRRSAPSSSAVESSLSRMRSRSAHRDQVRDGLVQQKQDGSTEDESKDHETDSQYGTWETGLRSEDSLTPATPSSESNLSPSHVKATSPQTPHLDTDAIDGVPPSSELLPFPDAQVTLLDNSAQRSRAQLGKKRAPRTRPSRAAKQTPAEGGASDDWIYKDSTEEKVESKREDSDSEEQHRGSDAGPIAAPSQPQRVALFPGMDQSALMAQLKKRGESDNQTDGSTPTPSHLSRSPKSPFLPRATRVLPPPGGKENGEEDSPQWLKELKSKKRLSQYESES, from the exons ATGCTCGAGAGCTCAGCGGCTCTCAGCTCGGAGCTTGGCCTTTCCTTTGCTCACCGCACGGAGACCAACATGGAGAAAAATCCCAACAACAACACCAGCAGCAAGGTTCCGCCCCGTTCCAGCTCTACAGGCCCGACAGCGGGCGACTCTAAACCCAAAGCAG aaagtaaaaataatggaGGCTCAAAGCGGTATAACCGCAAGCGggagccttctttccccaaagcgGACAGCTTCCACAGCGGTCCACGACGCCCCAATACACAGAAAGGCAAAAGTTTTGACAAGAGACCCTCTCAGAGAGGTGGAGGGCGCCAGTATGGCGTTACAGGTGGAGGACGACGTGAGGAG GTAGCAGAGACGCGCCGGGCCGAGTTTAGCCCGGCTCAGTTTGCTGGACCTAAGAAAATAAGTTTAAACCACCTGCTGAACTTCACGTTTGAGcctcgtggtggtggtggtggtggtggtgatgtaGGCCCCTCCTGTTGGGGGCGCCGCAACAAATGGGGCCACAAGCACAAGCCCTTTAACAAGGAACTATTCCTGCAGGCAAA TTGCCAGTTTGTAGTTGCTGATGACCAGGACTACAAGGCACAATTCACTGATCCAGACACTCTTGTTAATTGGGACTGTGTGCAGCAAGTG CGTATTTACAGTCATGAGGTGCCATCTTGCCCCATCTGCCTCTATCCTCCAGTGGCAGCTCACATCACTCGTTGTGGGCACATTTTCTGCTGGCCTTGTATGCTGCACTACTTGTCTCTTAGTGACAAGAGCTGGTCAAAGTGCCCAATCTGCTACGAAGCAGTTCACACTGGTGATCTGAAAAG TGTTGTTGCAATGGAGACCAGACAGTATATGGTTGGTGATGTCATAACAATGCGCCTGATGCGGAGGGAAAAGGGAGCATTGGTAGCACTGCCCAGCTCACGGTGGGTGAAGGTGGAGGAGCCTGTCCGCTATGGAG ATTCATGTCTCAGCGCCTACTCTAAGCTGCTGCTGATCTCTCCTGAGCAGGCCTTGGAAATGGTAGGAGAGGAAAAGGCTGCACTGCACTCTCAGCTCAGCCAGGAAGATGACTCTCAAGGATGTTTTATCCAGAGTGCTCTGTTGCTTTTAAAG gaaagggaggagggattGTTGCAGCAGCAGAAATCAAATGCGGGTGACACTTTTGACTTGTCGTCTCTGACTGTTGAAGAACCACCTTCTCCAATTGAAGAAGTGATTAAGAGTAGCAACAGCACTAAG CCAGTGCTGCAGTACGCCTCAGCATTTGACGATGAAGTGTTAGAGCTGCCAGAGGATGACTCTGAGCAGCCACAGCTCCCTGAAGGCGTTTTGGAGAGTGTTTTGGAGGATGTCCCAGAGGAGATCCTGGAGGCTGCAACAGAGACTGCACTTGAACTGACCGAGGACTTCACTGAGGATCCCCCTGTGTGGCAGCCTGACACAAGCCACACCGCAACTAATGTGGTGCATGGACCCTACTACTATTTCTATCAAG CTGACGACTGCCAGCAGATGTTCTTGCATCCTGTGAATGTACGTTGTCTGCTGCGTGAATATGGGAGTCTGGAAGCCAGCCCTGACACAATCACTGCTAAAGTGGTAGAGATAGTAGGGCACTCAGTCACTGag GATATCCGTCGTAGACATCGTTATCTGGCCCATTTGCCACTCACGTGTGAGTTCAGTATCTGTGAATTGGCCTTGCAGCCACCAATAATTTCCAAAGAGACTTTGGACACTTTTGCAG atGATTTGGAAAAAAGAAAACGTCTGAGACAGAAGAAAGCGAGGGATGAGAAGCGTCGTGAAAAACGCATTGAAATTGAGGAGAATAAGAAGCAGGGGAAAT ACCCAGAAGTGCATATTGGACTAGAAAACCCACATCATTTCCCAGCCTTTGGGTCTCCTCCATGCAACAGCAGCCTCCCAGTCCAACCTGACTTTACTTTTGCTCCTCCCTCACCCCTCAGCAGCAGTCCTCCCGCTG atggGATGGTATTTCCAAACCTGAATGGTCAAAGCCCCTCTACACCTGTTGTGGGAAGTGTGGAGGAGGACAACCACTGCATGTCCTTTGCACAG ATGCTTAAAGACGGAAAGGCCAGAGTTGATTCTGGACACAGGATGCCTTCAAAGAAAG atgcgCTGCTGGCTCCACCTGCTGCAGATAGCGATGGAGAGAGTGACAACTCTGACCGTGTCCCAGTGCCCAGTTTTCAAAATTCTTTCAGCCAGGCTTTTGAGAAAGCACTTCTGGAGCTAGACTCTGTTCCCGTTTCTTCCCCCCAACCTCTGGTTGgacaag atgATAAAGGAggcaagaagaaaaagaaaaaacagaagctTCTTTTCAGTACATCAATG GTTCTAGCTGGTATACATATGGCTGCTGAGGTGGAAGTCCAGTCTGGAGAGGTGGGGAGGTCTGGGGGGCGCCTGCACCTTAGTCCACTCATGGactcaaataataaaaactgcctGGATCTGTCCACCATGAACCAGTCTCAATTCATCAGTCCTGAACCAAGCAAACCTGTCCCGGGCCCCAAGCCACGTCTGACCCCCAAACCCTTTGCTGTTGACAGAAATCCCACAATTAAACCCATACTTGCCCCCAAACCGCAACCAAAGCCCCGTCCAGAATCCACTAGTACACCTGGATACAAACCAGATCTACCTAGTACCCCAAAACCTCAAACACCATCCACAACTAACCAACCTAAACCCACTATGACCAATTCCACCCGTCCCACTTCAACAACTTTCAAAACCTCCAAGTTAAATACAGGGCAAACTACCAAGCCAGTTGCTCAACCTTTTAAAGCAGCGCCTCCTATCGCTGGTGATCCAAGTAAGCCAATATCCCCTTCTCCAAAACCTTTAGATTTGACTTACTCGAGAAGCCTTAAAAGACCACCCTCCGCAGAGTGGTCTGGGTTGACGAAAAGGGAGGAGGGTGATTTGGAGTCACCTAATAAAGTTGGGACATCAATTACAAGGGCGAAATCTATGGGGTATCTTTTACAAATAGGACAAGAGGAAAACGATAAGACCAAATCTGAAACATCTGTTTTGCTTAGACCCCAGCCCAGAGGCATCAGGCAGAGACCGGTATCAGCAATTTTCCCAATGAGTCCAACCAAAACTGATTCACCAAATTCTGCTTTCCCACGGACTGAAAGAAGACCTCTGTCAGCAGATCTAACTTCCAAATTTGAGTCTATGGGTCTTTCTTTGCACCATACAACcccaaaagaaaatgaaaatactCCAGATGAAAATTTGcaaaagagagagcaagagaaaacAGTCAAGACAACACTTCAAAATACAAATGCTACAACCATTAAAACAGACCAATGCAATGACAATGTACAAGCAAAAGATGCTGAGGAAACCCGTGGGGCTAGTATCAAATCAAGAATTAGCCTTCTGCTTGATTCGTCTTCCCAAGTGTCATCTGCCACGGGACAAACTCTGGATACTGAAGCTGAGCCTGCAGTAGGGGTCAAACAGCTCATTAAGCAGCTCACTGTGGACCAAATCACCCCAAATCAGAGCCCTGTGTTAAAACCAGCCCTGAAACCACGCCCCCTGCCCCTTGACCTAACCAAAAG GTTTTCGCCTGATCCTGCGTTTTCTCCAAATGACACTACAGATCGCCATGACACCAGCAAAGCTCTCCAGAGGAGG ggGGAAGATTCAGCCAGGACACCTAGTGATGAAAAgacatttgtggatttaaaaGACTTCCCGGATCAAATGAAAACACCTATGTCTGAGAGGCCTGACTTGATGTTGTCTCCAAAGGAAAGCGAAGCCCTGACAGTTCGAGCTTCtgtgtttgaaaatgtcatAGAAAAGCACAATGTTTTGATGgtggatgaaaataaaaatgataaaccaATACTTGATAAAACCAATGAAGAGGGAAAGCTTGTCACTGCCACCTACAAGGAGCCGATATCGCCGTCAGGGCCAGTTTGTATAGTGCATGCATTTGACACTGTCCCAGCTGCAGAGGGGAGCACAGTGATCAGTGAAAACATCCCATCTGCCCAATGGGAGGACAAAGCCATGACGCTACGTTTAAGGCGCTCAGaagggacaaaaaccacacctGACAAAACAAGTCCAGAACCAATTTCAACTGCCCCGAGATATCTACGAGTGGGGGCCCTGCCAAAATGGACCTTAGATGATGACATTGATATGGAGACAGGAATGCCAAAAGATAAACCAAGAGATTTTGAGGTAGAGGATCCATCTGCTGCCGCTGCTAAACGCTTGAAGACACAACAGACAGAGGAACAAGCAAAACCAAGAGCGACCTATTTTGCCTTGACTGGACAAATGCAGGAAACACTCACAACCACATCGGTCGCTGCAGATAATGTGTCTTTTTCTGACCCCTTTGCCCAGTTGAGTTCCCAAGGGAACGTTTTACCGTTTAAAAGGAATCCATCTTTAGATGAAACCTTTAATAAAATATCTGAAAGTGATGCTGATAACATTCCCAGTAAATCAAATATAGAGGCTCAAAgtgaaaagcaaaaacaacttcaagtggAAAGAGAGGCAGAGTTAGAATATGGCAGAttgaaggagagggagatgcAGCGTGAGTATGAAAAGCAGCGGCAGAAAGCATttgagaaagagaagcaggaaTTTGAAGAAAAACAACGTGTGCTCGAGATCCAGAAGCAGATCGAGCTGGAACGACAACAGCATCtcaaatttgaaaaacaaagacAACTTGAGCtcaagagacagagacaacTTGAAATGGAAAGGCAGAAACAATTAGAAGTGGAGAGGCAAAGGCAAAATGAATTGGAACGGCAGAAGCAGGTGGAAGTTGAAAGGCAAAAGCAGGCAGAGCTCGAGAGACTAAGGCAAATTGAGTTGGAAAAGCAGTGGCAGATAGAGCTTGAAAAGCAAAGACAGCTTGAGCTAAAAAAGCAGAAGCAGGAACTTGAAAGGCAGAAACAACTAGAATTGGAGAATCAGCGACAAATAGAGATGCAGAGGCAACGGCAGTTAGAAGCTGAAAAACAAAGGCAGATGGAGCTGGAGCGACAGAGGCAACAGGAGCTGGAGCGACAGAGGCAACAGGAGCTGGAGCGACAGAGGCAACAGGAGCTGGAGCGACAGAGGCAACAGGAGCTGGAGCGACAGAGGCAACAGGAGCTGGAGCGACAGAGGCAACAGGAGCTGGAGCGACAGAGGCAACAGGAGCTGGAGCGACAGAGGCAACAGGAGCTGGAGCGACAGAGGCAACAGGAGCTGGAGCGACAGAGGCAACAGGAGCTGGAGCGACAGAGGCAACAGGAGCTGGAGCGACAGAGGCAACAGGAGCTGGAGCGACAGAGGCAACAGGAGCTGGAGCGACAGAGGCAACAGGAGCTGGAGCGACAGAGGCAACAGGAGCTGGAGCGACAGAGGCAACAGGAGCTGCAGCGACAGAGGCAACAGGAGCTGGAGCGACAGAGGCAACAGGAGCTGGAGCGGCAAAGACaaatggagctggagctggagagGCAGAGAAATATTGAACTTGAAAAGCAGCGACAGACAGAGCTTGAGAAACAGAAGCAAATAGAAGCTgaacaacataaacaaaaagaGATAGAAAGGCATAAGCAAATTGAACTTGAAAAGCAAAGGCTAATTGAGCTTGAGAGACAAAAATTGCaggagatggaaagagaaaaacaacTGGAGCTGGAGAAAGAGCAACAGTGGCAGTTGGAGAAGGAAAGGCGCGAGTTGGAGAAGCAAAGGCATCGTGAGGAGGAGCGACGTCAGAAAGagttagacagagagagaaaactcCTGGAGAAGCaaaaggagaggcagaggatgcAGGctgaagcagaggagcaggagagaaggCGGGAACTTGAACTgcagaagcagagagaaaggCAACAGGTGCTTGAGCTGGAGAAACAGAGGCTCAGAGAGAAAATGGAAAAGGAACAGGCAGAAAAGCTCCGTCAGATGGCTCTAGAGCAGGAGATGCTGAGGCtgagagaggtggagaaagagagggagagacagaaggagctggagagagagatggaaagagagaagcAGCGGGAACAAGAACTGCAGCGACAAAGAGAGTTAGAGAAACAAAGGCAAAAGCAACTGGATATAGAGAGGCAGGAGCTTGAGAAGCAGAGGATCAGACAAcaagagcaagagaaagagagacaaagaagggaggagctggagaggaggCAGCTGCAGGAGTTTGAGAAGCAGAAACAGGTAGACAGGCAGCAAATACTCGAGCTGGAGAAACGCAGACTTaaagagaagatggagagggaggaggcagagaggatgAGGCAGATCGCCAAACAACAGGAGGCTGAAAGACAACGCCTCAAAGAGAAATTGaagaaagaggagcaggagcgCATCAGGCTGGAGTCTGCAGCTCTCAGACCCAAAGTTGTGGATCTAGACTCTGTTCTGAGAAATGAGCAGTCCAAAGGCTCGCCTCGTGGAGACCCTTCCACACGATGGAAGGAGCCATCGCTTAAATCTGAGCAGAACCTCAGACCAGGCATCCTGGACATAGACTCTTTCAATACTCTGAGTCAGCCCTCCCCCACTAGAGACTTGTTTCCAGTGGCTGGTATTCAGGAAGTAAACCCACGAGTACCAATTCCGCCACAAAACACAGCAGGCTTACAAAGTCCTGTTTGGACTACTTCTCCTCAGGATCCGTGGGAACTGCGGTCTGTAGAGATGTCTGTGGACAAACCAGAACAACCCAAAAAATCTTTGGGCAAAACCAGCTTAGAGCAGCTGCTGCTGAGGCAGGAGGAGCGCTGCCAGGCCCCTCAGAGGCGCTGGTCCGGTTTTGTGGTGGATGACCCGTTTCAGATGGGACCATTCTCTGGACTTGAAACCAAACCTGCAGCAAATACTTCTGCAGTCTCTATAACCTCTCCCTCTGAGCAAGTCTGGCTCCACAAAGAAACACCTCAAGGGCAAAGCCGGGCTGAAGGGCAAAGCCGGGCTGAAGGGCAAAGCCGGGCTGAAGGGCAAAGCCGGGCTGAAGGGCAAAGCCGGGCTGAAGGGCAAAGCCGGGCTGAAGGGCAAAGCAGGACTGAAGGCCCAAGTCAGAGGAGGACCCAGGGCTCTACG GAGCTGAACAGGATCCGATCCCGCAGCATGTTAAGGCGCTCTGCTCCTTCTAGCAGTGCGGTAGAGAGCAGTTTGTCCAGGATGAGGAGCCGCAGTGCCCACAGAGACCAGGTCCGAGACGGCTTG